One Opitutus sp. ER46 genomic region harbors:
- a CDS encoding TIM-barrel domain-containing protein produces the protein MKLHLLAPALLLSACVSAAAPTAPAPTPSPAAPFARLADGIVAPVPAGWLRLQVRGDTIVRIAVAADRAFFDRESLIVTSDRLASVPAWTADATDATLTLRTARLQVRVDRASGAVGFLTAAGEPILAERTGGRKIERAIVQGETTAHVQQQWEAVGDETLHGLGQHQLGVVDIRDTDLELWQHNGTVAVPFLVSSRGYGLLWDNPSYTRFGDLRPFAPLPAKALKDLDGQPGALTVTYFGDGRFQQPLFRHRADDIAISLPKGPSQPNTAVHPGLPPKGTIGVRWEGTFDVAVAGAHTFQTYSNNGAAVWIDDQLVIQNWWHDWLPYPKQARVALTAGTHRIRVEWTRDHSGNEMNLRWKTPAADRPITLWSEVGDGIDYTFVYGPQLDQVIAGYRALTGRASLLPVWTLGLWQSKQRYETAQQSLDVLAEFRRRGIAIDNIVQDWFYWKEAEWGSHAFDPARFPDPQAWIDAIHDQYHARLMISVWGKFYPGTAHFDALHRRGFLYPPLLWEGVKDWVGYPYTDYDAFNPEARELFWSQVHDSLFTKKVDAWWMDATEPDISSPPDLTQQKLRMNPTALGTGARVLNAYALMNSRAVYEGQRAAAPDQRVFILTRSGFAGLQRYASATWSGDISSTWDSMRRQIAAGLGYSMSGIPYWSMDIGGFTAPPRFLGKKLTAEARDEWCELNARWFQFGAFVPLVRLHGESQPREPWAFGGDTHPVYQTITTFNRLRYQLLPYIYAVAGAVTHDDATFMRPLVMDFPNDAIAARDSTQYLFGPAFLVAPVTEYKARERSVYLPQAAGGWYNFWTGAHHAKAGTETVAAPYEQMPLFVRAGSIVPFGPDRQYTTEKPADPITLRIYAGADGLFSLYEDDGLSYGYERGEFARIPLAWNDAKKTLTIGARAGRFPGMLEQRTFQIVLVSASRGTPFEFMPKILQTVTYRGEPLHVVLP, from the coding sequence ATGAAGTTGCATCTCCTCGCCCCCGCGCTGCTGCTGAGCGCTTGCGTCTCCGCCGCGGCGCCGACCGCTCCTGCGCCAACGCCCAGCCCCGCCGCGCCGTTCGCCCGTCTCGCCGACGGCATCGTCGCGCCGGTTCCCGCCGGCTGGTTGCGACTCCAGGTCCGCGGGGACACGATCGTCCGCATCGCGGTGGCGGCCGACCGGGCGTTCTTCGACCGCGAGAGCCTGATCGTCACCTCCGACCGGCTCGCCTCCGTGCCGGCATGGACGGCGGACGCCACGGACGCGACACTCACCCTCCGGACCGCCCGGCTGCAGGTACGGGTCGACCGCGCCAGCGGCGCCGTCGGCTTCCTGACTGCGGCGGGCGAGCCGATCCTTGCGGAGCGCACCGGTGGTCGGAAAATCGAGCGGGCAATCGTCCAGGGTGAAACGACCGCCCATGTGCAGCAGCAATGGGAGGCGGTCGGCGACGAAACCCTGCATGGCCTCGGCCAGCACCAGCTTGGCGTCGTCGACATCCGCGACACCGATCTCGAACTCTGGCAGCACAACGGCACCGTCGCCGTGCCATTCCTGGTCTCCAGCCGCGGCTATGGCCTCCTCTGGGACAACCCCTCGTACACCCGCTTCGGCGACCTGCGGCCATTTGCCCCCTTGCCGGCGAAGGCCTTGAAGGACCTCGACGGTCAGCCCGGCGCGCTCACCGTCACCTACTTCGGTGACGGCCGGTTCCAGCAACCGCTGTTTCGCCATCGCGCGGACGACATAGCCATCTCGCTGCCCAAAGGGCCCAGCCAGCCGAACACCGCGGTCCATCCCGGGCTGCCACCCAAGGGCACGATTGGCGTGCGCTGGGAAGGCACGTTCGACGTCGCGGTGGCAGGCGCGCACACCTTCCAGACCTACTCCAACAACGGAGCCGCGGTCTGGATCGACGACCAGCTCGTGATCCAGAACTGGTGGCACGACTGGCTGCCGTATCCGAAGCAGGCGCGGGTCGCCCTGACCGCCGGCACCCACCGGATTCGCGTCGAATGGACCCGCGACCATTCGGGCAACGAGATGAATTTGCGCTGGAAGACGCCCGCCGCGGACCGGCCGATCACGCTCTGGTCCGAGGTGGGCGACGGCATCGACTACACCTTCGTCTACGGCCCGCAGCTCGACCAGGTGATCGCCGGCTATCGCGCCTTGACCGGCCGCGCCTCGCTCCTGCCGGTCTGGACGCTCGGGCTGTGGCAATCGAAGCAGCGCTACGAGACGGCCCAGCAAAGCCTCGACGTGCTGGCCGAGTTCCGCCGCCGCGGTATCGCGATCGATAACATCGTGCAGGACTGGTTCTACTGGAAGGAGGCCGAATGGGGCTCCCACGCCTTCGATCCCGCGCGCTTTCCCGATCCGCAGGCCTGGATCGACGCCATTCACGACCAGTACCACGCCCGGCTCATGATCTCCGTCTGGGGCAAGTTCTACCCCGGCACGGCGCACTTCGACGCGCTGCACCGGCGCGGCTTCCTCTACCCACCACTGCTCTGGGAAGGCGTGAAGGACTGGGTCGGGTATCCTTATACCGACTACGACGCCTTCAATCCCGAGGCGCGAGAGCTGTTCTGGAGCCAGGTGCACGACAGCCTGTTCACCAAGAAGGTGGACGCCTGGTGGATGGATGCCACGGAGCCGGATATTTCCTCCCCGCCCGACCTCACCCAGCAAAAGCTGCGCATGAATCCGACCGCGCTCGGCACCGGCGCGCGCGTGCTGAACGCCTACGCGCTGATGAACAGCCGGGCGGTGTACGAAGGCCAGCGCGCCGCCGCGCCCGACCAACGCGTGTTCATCCTCACTCGCTCGGGTTTCGCCGGTCTCCAACGCTACGCCAGCGCCACCTGGTCGGGCGACATCTCGAGCACTTGGGACAGCATGCGCCGCCAGATTGCCGCGGGGCTCGGTTACTCGATGTCCGGCATTCCCTATTGGAGCATGGACATCGGCGGATTCACCGCCCCGCCGCGCTTCCTCGGCAAGAAGCTGACGGCGGAGGCTCGCGACGAGTGGTGCGAGCTCAATGCCCGCTGGTTCCAGTTCGGCGCGTTCGTCCCGCTGGTTCGCCTCCACGGCGAATCACAACCCCGCGAGCCGTGGGCCTTCGGCGGTGACACGCACCCGGTGTACCAGACGATCACCACCTTCAACCGGCTGCGCTACCAGCTCCTGCCCTACATCTATGCCGTCGCCGGCGCCGTCACCCACGACGACGCCACCTTCATGCGGCCGTTGGTGATGGACTTCCCCAACGACGCCATCGCCGCGCGTGACTCCACGCAGTACTTGTTCGGGCCCGCGTTCCTCGTGGCGCCCGTGACCGAGTACAAGGCCCGCGAGCGCAGCGTGTACCTGCCGCAGGCGGCCGGCGGCTGGTACAACTTCTGGACCGGCGCGCATCACGCCAAAGCCGGCACGGAAACCGTCGCGGCACCCTACGAGCAGATGCCGCTCTTTGTGCGCGCGGGCTCAATCGTGCCGTTCGGACCGGATCGCCAGTACACCACGGAAAAGCCGGCGGATCCGATCACCCTCCGCATCTACGCCGGCGCCGACGGCCTCTTCAGCCTCTATGAGGACGACGGGCTGAGCTACGGCTACGAGCGCGGCGAGTTCGCCCGCATCCCGCTGGCGTGGAATGACGCCAAGAAGACGCTGACCATCGGCGCGCGCGCGGGCCGCTTCCCCGGCATGCTCGAGCAACGCACCTTCCAGATCGTGCTCGTGTCCGCGTCGCGCGGCACGCCCTTCGAGTTCATGCCCAAGATCCTGCAAACGGTGACGTACCGCGGTGAGCCGCTGCACGTCGTCCTGCCGTAA